The Fusarium falciforme chromosome 8, complete sequence region ACACCTTCATCCTCAAGCGCGCGATCAGACAAAGCGCGAGGTCAAGATGGCTTCAAGGCCGGCTCTCTGAGCAAAGAAGGCGGCGAGAATCCGTATTACGACCCTGGCCTTGCGTCGCAATCAAGTGGTGGAAAGGCACGTCAGTCTCGATCACTCGTCTTTAACCAGAAAGGCAAATATATTGCGCAAGCCAATGCTCTGCGTCGGCAGGCTGCGCTCGaggcgatgaagaagagaatcGCAGAGCAAACCCGAAAGGCCGGTATCGACGAAGATCTCGACGTGGAGCGCAATTTTGTGACGGAGGCTCCTTCGGGAGCTGAATGGTGGGATGAAGGTCTTGTTGCCGGCACGAATTACGACCTAGTGGACGATCCCTCCCAGCTCAAACTCAACACGCCTGATAGCATCATTACCGAATATATCCAGCATCCAGTCGCCCTGGAGCCGCCACAAGATCGCCATGTCCCTGCCGCAAAGCCCATGTTCTTGACATCTAGAGAACAGGCCAAGCTCCGCCGGCAGCGCCGAATGGCAGAGCTGAAGGAAATGCAAGCCAAGATCCGCTTGGGATTAGTGCCCGCACCTCCGCccaaggtgaagaagggCAACTTGATGCGAGTTCTCGGTGATGGTAAGTTGAATCCCTATATCGCCACCCTCTGGTCACTGTTCTCATACTCACATGTTTATAGTTGCTGTCAAAGATCCAACGGCCGTCGAAGCACGAGTAAACCGCGAAATTGCAGAGCGCCACCAAAAGCATGTCGAAACCAACGAAGAGAGGAAACTCACCAAAGAACAAAAGCATGAAAAGTTGGCTACAAACCAGCAGAAGGATGCTGACAAAGGAATCCATATTTTGGTTTTCAAGATTGGAAGTCTTGCCAATGGACAGCACCGATACAAGATTGGCGTCAACGCCGAGCAACTGGCGCTCACCGGAACATGCATCATGCATCCAAAATTCAATCTGGTCATTGTTGAGGGAGGTGAATGGAGCATCAAAAAGTACAAGAAGCTCATGCTCAACCGTATCGACTGGACTGAGAACGCGCCATCAAGAGACAAAGATGGAAAGCAGGGGACTGTACGCGACTGGCTCCTTGCTGAAAAGGATAACGGGGAGCTCAAAGACATGTCAATGAACGAATGCAAACTGGTTTTTGAGGGTGAGCAAAAGGCGCGGGCTTTTAGAAAGTGGGGGAGTAAAGTGTGCGAGACAGACGCAGAGGCGAGGGAGGCTCTCTCTCGTACCAAGATGGACAACTTCTGGTCTCTCGCCAAGGGATTTGTTTAGGCAGTTGAGCCTTGATGAAGCTACAAGAATCACGACATTGGGGAATGGGGCAGGCTCCAAGTGAGCCTGCTGCTATTAGTTGCCTGCTTCTCGGATTGGGAGGCTCGAAACAGCGTTCGAGGTGCTGTGCCTCGATGCTCCATACTTCCTCATTTACTGGCCAACATGTTTTCCGATGCAAGACTTGAATGGGCGATGAAAACACGGACGGATACCTCAGAATTAATATAGATGCGCGACCCGGGCAGCCCCTGGTAAATAGGGAGCTCGTGGAGGAGCGTTGGAACCACTCAGTTGGCTGACTATTGATTGAATCTCAATGGCTAGACCTCATACTTTGCTTCACCCTTGACAATTTCGGCTTGGGAGCCGATATCAATTGCCGCCTACGATCTCGGATCACGGAGTCGGTTGAGATAGATTCCGCTGTGGGGTttgtctcggtctcggaACCGGAATGAGGGGCGCTTGTGCCTTGTGAGTCAACTGGTTAGTCAATGATCTTCGAAGCAAGTCAAGTATAGAAACCAAGAGCATCGCAGTTGAGGCGACCTTTCTTTCCCATTCACATGTCGTCTACGGATAAGCCACGAGACAACCAACAAACTGACAGGGGCGCAATCACAACAGACCAAGATGGAATACACAAAGCGGGTAACCTTCCTATTTCGGTGACTGGATCTGAGTGCTGACGGACTGTTGCCAGACTCGGCGAGAGTGGTCTCAAGATCTCCAAGATCATCATGGGTTGCATGGTCTTTGGTAGTTCCAAGTGGGAGGGATCACCGTGGACccttgacgaggaagaaggtcTCGAGCTGCTTAAAAAGGCATATGATCTGGGGATCAACACTTGGGATACAGCTGATTTCTACTCCAACGGCGCTTCCGAGGAGATTGTCGGCAAGGCCCTTAAAAAGTTCAATATTCCTCGGAGCAAGGTGGTCATCCTCAGCAAGGTTTACTTTCCCATCGCGGAAGGCGAGGGAACAAGAGTTCCAGTTGTGAACGATGGACCGACAGTGAACCAGATGGGCCTTTCCAGGAAGCACATCTTTGATGCTGTTGACGGAAGCTTGAGGCGCCTTGGATTAGACTATATTGGTGAGTGAAGCTGGATGTGCCCCTCTCCGGCCGTCGACGAACCATCCATTTGACGGCTGTCAACCATCCCGCCAAGAGTTGTTAGCAGCCTTCCAATGTGGTGGGCAATTGAATCCTGGCAAGCGGCCAGGATCCAACATTGACGGTCCGAGTGGAACCGTAAAAGGCTGCCACTCTCACCACGGCCCATGGCATTCCTAAAGCAGAATTCTCTGCAGGTGATAGCAACAGGGGGGATAGAAGAATCCTAGAGGTGATTGTGCCAGTGCACCTTTCCCCCCTCATCCCGCTCCACTTGTCAGAGTCTCGACTTTCCCACCTGAACTGTCAAGAGCCGCCTCTGTGTTGGGACCTCGTGTCCTCTGGGCTCGGGAATTGCGATTTTGGGTCTGGTTGCACCTCGGCTTCTGCGAGGAATCATTGCGCACATGACGATTACCCTATTCACAGGCCAAACGAGACCCTATCCTGACGACATTAGCTAATGTTACCCATTAGACGTCCTCCAGATCCATCGTCTGGACCGAGAAACGCCCCCAGAGGAGATTATGCGAGCTCTGCACGACGTGGTCATGTCGGGCAAGGTGCGGTACATTGGAGCCAGCTCCATGTATGCATGGGAATTCGCCCGACTGCAGCATATCGCCGAGCTCAAGGGATGGACCAAGTTCATTTCGATGCAGAACTTTTACAATCTGGTCTAccgagaggaagagagggagaTGATCCCCTTCTGCAAGGCCACAGGTGTGGGCGTTATCCCCTGGTCTCCCATGGCTCGTGGCCTCCTCACTCGGCCCTGGGGTACAGGCGAGAGCAGCCGTGCCTTGAACGACAAGCATGCCGCGACGTGGAACGCAACGGCCAGTGGGGAGGTCGTGGGACGCGTTGAGCAGTTGGCGAAGAAAAAGGGCATCAGCATGGCCGTGCTCTCGACAGCGTGGGTGCTGTACAAGGGATGCTGGCCGATCCTGGGCATGAACAAGCCCGCGCGGATCGAAGAGGCGGTTGAGGCGCTCCGTGTCCGGTTCACAGATGAAGAAGTCAAGTATCTCGAAGAAGAGTACAAGCCGCGAGCCGTCCAGGGGCATTAAGCTCAACCACCCTGCCCTGGTTCGTGGCCACTGGGGGCGGGCGCGTAGCTAGCGAAGCAACCTGGAAGACGGGCATCGGGTCAATCCATGAATGAAAGAAATGCATTTACCCTGTTTCGTGAGCCTCTTGTCGGAACTCTGGCGCCCCGGCGGCAAAAACTGGTGCGCCTAATAAGCTGTCATCAAGGGGACCCTTGAACGCTCGGACGGGCCTTTCTTGCTTGGCCTTTGCCTACTCGGGCAAACTGGTCGCGACTTTACCTCGTAGGTCGTAGACCAGTGGAGGCCATGGAAGCGGGAGagtaagaaagaagaaggacgagccAAGTTGTGTGTTAGTAAAGGGCGATTTTTCCGTGGATATCCTGGACGCAAGCCGCCTGGATGGCCAGGTAGTTGACTATGGAACGCGCGGCCGTGCCCCAGATGCGCCTCTGAGTCTGTTTAAGCGCGTTTCTCATCTCTCGTGGCATGATCAAGACAAAGTGTCGTCAATGACAAGTTTGTTACTCAGCCCCTGCGTGTTGGACGCCGCCGATGACAGATTGCAAATGTCGATGCTCAGACGGCAGCCGACACATGCAAGGCATCCAATGCTGCAATGCGAAACGAAGGAAGGATTGAAAGGACCGGGCCGACGCTATAAGGCTATTCGCGTGTAAGCATCGGGAGGCTTTGAAGCCGTCCCGTTGCCTAAGTTAAGCCCTCCGGGTTGCATCCAGGAGCGCCTATGATGGATCTTTGCAATTGTCCAGGACAACATTGAGGCTGGGCACAGGTGAAGTCTTTGATTTGACGTCTGGCGGAAGCACGCGCACTGTGGGCAGACGCGTCTCCCCGCTCACCCAGCGTGCCCAGCTCGTCAACCCTCGGTCCCGGTTTGTTGGAGGGCATCCAAGTCCGTACTCGCGCGACCTTGTCGACACTGTCTCTGTGTTACATCTCCCCCTCCTAAAGTTCCTGGCCCGCTTCGCCCGCTTCCACTCTAAATTACTCCGTTGGTCGGGATGGGATTGCTTGCTGGACCTCCACACATCTCCAGACCGGAGTAGCGGCCCTGTCGAACTAAACCGCAAGCTGCTCTCACCGGTAGGACCAGGGACCCCTTCTCCCCTTTTCctctgccttcttcttggcctcgaacATGTCTGTCGTACAATATCGTATCGGCTCTTCGGATCTAGCccggccttggtcttggctttTTCCACGCCCTGGCTTGCACTGGCCCGGACTCGCACGAGTCGCACGAGCTGCACCGCATGATCCGTTGTTCTCCCTGCTCTTAAAGCCCCTGGCCATTTGCCCGCAATGACGGCTCTTCCGCGATCCGTGGGTTGATCGATGCATGCCTGTTGGACCAAAAACCCCGCCAGCGCAAGGTCCAAGTGGTTCCTGGCAGACATGGCATGGCGCGAGGGTCTTGTTCGCTGCGTGGTGctgcgcagcgcagcgcaagGAAGGATGCTcttgaggaggacaaggttgGCCGGGCCATGGTAGCCGTTTTGCTGGGGGGTCCAAGACGGATCTGGATGTAATCCATGACGCCAGGGCCT contains the following coding sequences:
- a CDS encoding Aldo-ket-red domain-containing protein; translated protein: MEYTKRVTFLFRLGESGLKISKIIMGCMVFGSSKWEGSPWTLDEEEGLELLKKAYDLGINTWDTADFYSNGASEEIVGKALKKFNIPRSKVVILSKVYFPIAEGEGTRVPVVNDGPTVNQMGLSRKHIFDAVDGSLRRLGLDYIDVLQIHRLDRETPPEEIMRALHDVVMSGKVRYIGASSMYAWEFARLQHIAELKGWTKFISMQNFYNLVYREEEREMIPFCKATGVGVIPWSPMARGLLTRPWGTGESSRALNDKHAATWNATASGEVVGRVEQLAKKKGISMAVLSTAWVLYKGCWPILGMNKPARIEEAVEALRVRFTDEEVKYLEEEYKPRAVQGH